The Montipora capricornis isolate CH-2021 chromosome 6, ASM3666992v2, whole genome shotgun sequence genome has a window encoding:
- the LOC138051642 gene encoding uncharacterized protein: protein MFALFRFFFFFFSKGYLGYVRSTLAADTPFTEDCFLRIPFIEAYGGKECVFFQFGCVWESLSTLLCPVKFLHRERAPDLKVVLIIQQIQSQATILQKQGDIGRPSTKEDLEALNRWISWTRDKFVGAVTAQRERFESTHPVKLKVRHCSDLALLSLFVYPPPSRGLKVRTLEIVRDRSTLDAKEFCDRNFLIVNKDGSGLRLQINRYKTKRFRGRDEVTIQVIGDLQVVLG from the exons ATGTTCGCGTtgtttcggtttttttttttttttttttcaaaaggttACCTCGGCTATGTTCGATCTACGCTAGCGGCAGATACACCATTCACAGAAGATTGCTTCCTTAGAATTCCTTTCATAGAAGCTTATG GAGGAAAGGAATGCGTCTTTTTTCAATTCGGCTGCGTGTGGGAATCACTTTCCACCCTACTGTGTCCAGTCAAGTTCCTGCACAGGGAACGAGCGCCCGACTTAAAAGTCGTACTAATCATACAGCAGATCCAATCCCAAGCTACCATTCTTCAAAAGCAAGGAGACATTGGACGGCCATCTACAAAGGAAGACTTGGAGGCCTTGAATCGTTGGATTTCCTGGACCAG GGACAAGTTTGTTGGTGCTGTGACTGCACAAAGGGAAAGATTCGAGTCCACACACCCAGTGAAACTGAAAGTCAGGCATTGCTCCGACCTCGCGTTATTGAGTCTCTTTGTTTATCCACCTCCGTCAAGAGGGCTGAAGGTGAGAACGCTGGAGATTGTAAGGGATCGATCCACCTTGGACGCAAAGGAATTCTGTGATCGCAATTTTCTGATCGTCAATAAGGATGGATCAGGCCTGCGTCTCCAAATAAATCGGTACAAGACTAAGCGCTTTCGAGGAAGAGACGAAGTGACCATACAG GTCATTGGCGATCTCCAAGTTGTTTTGGGTTGA